A single genomic interval of Thermomicrobiales bacterium harbors:
- a CDS encoding acetyl-coenzyme A synthetase N-terminal domain-containing protein, producing MSAETEITWIPTEDYLQRSRLLAFARKHGVDGYQGLQDWSASEPGAYWDAAVRDLGFHFDPPFAQPVDMARGKEWAEWFPGAGFDYVSNIFHLAAER from the coding sequence ATGTCTGCTGAAACCGAGATCACGTGGATTCCGACCGAAGACTATCTGCAACGCAGCCGATTGCTTGCATTTGCCCGCAAGCATGGTGTCGACGGATATCAGGGCCTCCAGGATTGGTCGGCGAGCGAACCGGGCGCCTATTGGGACGCCGCGGTGCGGGATCTCGGCTTTCACTTCGATCCACCGTTTGCCCAACCGGTCGACATGGCGCGCGGAAAGGAATGGGCGGAGTGGTTCCCAGGCGCTGGATTCGACTATGTGTCGAACATTTTTCACCTTGCCGCGGAACGC